A stretch of [Clostridium] innocuum DNA encodes these proteins:
- a CDS encoding branched-chain amino acid transporter AzlC: MKIAKEALRLSFPVMVGYVFLGIAFGILCQQQGYSMLWAFLISLSVYAGSMQFVLLTFFHAGFSLVEVALVTLTVNARQLFYGLSFLKSFPAMGKKRWYMMFSLTDETYSLLCAIPNKESREGKQLMFCIPLFDQLYWIIGSVLGATIGSLLAFDTTGIDFAMTALFTVIFVEQWLAAKQHGAVYIAIAAILISTALFQLSNFLLPALILLVILLVIFQDKVEKKEDAS, translated from the coding sequence ATGAAAATAGCAAAGGAGGCACTGCGGCTCAGCTTTCCTGTGATGGTCGGCTATGTATTCCTGGGAATCGCTTTCGGTATTCTCTGCCAGCAGCAGGGCTATTCCATGCTCTGGGCGTTTTTGATCAGTCTGAGTGTGTATGCCGGAAGTATGCAGTTTGTTTTACTGACATTCTTTCATGCCGGATTTTCACTTGTGGAGGTAGCACTGGTCACACTTACCGTAAATGCAAGGCAGCTGTTTTATGGTCTTTCATTTCTGAAGAGCTTTCCGGCGATGGGAAAGAAACGCTGGTATATGATGTTTTCCCTGACAGATGAAACCTATTCCTTATTGTGTGCAATTCCGAATAAGGAAAGCAGAGAGGGGAAACAGCTGATGTTCTGTATACCGTTATTTGATCAGCTGTATTGGATAATAGGTTCCGTACTCGGTGCAACCATCGGCTCTCTGCTCGCCTTTGATACCACGGGAATCGATTTTGCAATGACGGCTTTGTTTACTGTCATCTTTGTGGAGCAGTGGCTGGCAGCGAAGCAGCATGGTGCTGTCTATATCGCAATAGCCGCGATTCTCATTTCCACTGCACTGTTTCAGTTATCTAACTTTCTGCTGCCGGCGCTCATATTGCTGGTCATTCTGCTTGTCATCTTTCAGGACAAGGTGGAAAAAAAGGAGGATGCATCATGA
- a CDS encoding branched-chain amino acid transporter AzlD, translating to MIGITDSLLIIAVAAVCTFLTRALPFMIFKNAEALPRKIVYLGNVLPMAIMLCLIVYCVRNTSFFQYPYGLPELLGIGSVVLLHVWKRNNMISIIGGTLLYMVLVQLVFV from the coding sequence ATGATAGGTATTACGGATAGCCTGCTGATTATCGCAGTTGCGGCAGTTTGCACCTTTCTGACACGTGCGCTTCCCTTTATGATATTCAAGAACGCAGAAGCACTCCCGCGGAAAATTGTATATCTGGGGAATGTGCTGCCCATGGCGATCATGCTCTGTCTGATTGTCTACTGTGTACGCAATACGAGTTTTTTTCAATATCCGTACGGTCTGCCGGAGCTGCTGGGAATCGGGAGTGTCGTACTTCTTCATGTGTGGAAACGCAATAATATGATCAGTATCATCGGGGGAACCCTGCTTTATATGGTGCTGGTACAGCTGGTGTTTGTATAG